In the genome of Pseudomonas sp. HS6, one region contains:
- the truD gene encoding tRNA pseudouridine(13) synthase TruD: MNELQLLGPRAYGDALGTAVLKAIAEDFQVDEVLDIPFSGDGEHLWIWVEKRGLNTEEAARRIAKAAGVPLRTVSYAGLKDRQALTRQWFSVQLPGKADPDLSAAENDTLKILKTTRHKRKLQRGAHSANGFTLRLTQFNGDKAAIDERLQQIAKQGIPNYFGAQRFGHDGGNVVDARSWAARKALPEQRNVRSRLLSTARSFLFNQVLAARVADGTWQRALVGDLLAFTDSRSFFPAGEAECSDPRLAILDLHPTGPQWGEGDSPAAGAVHDLEQAIAAREADLRDWLINAGMSHERRILRLPIGGLTWHYPEPDILQLEFVLPAGCFATVLVRELVDLVPVGQTDSPCVF, translated from the coding sequence ATGAACGAACTGCAATTGCTCGGCCCGCGGGCCTATGGCGACGCCCTCGGCACCGCGGTACTGAAAGCCATCGCCGAAGATTTTCAGGTCGATGAAGTCCTCGACATTCCGTTCAGCGGTGACGGCGAGCACCTGTGGATCTGGGTGGAAAAACGCGGTCTGAATACCGAAGAAGCGGCACGCCGCATCGCCAAGGCGGCCGGTGTGCCGTTGCGCACGGTCAGCTATGCCGGCCTGAAAGACCGTCAGGCGCTGACGCGGCAGTGGTTCAGCGTGCAACTGCCGGGCAAGGCCGATCCGGATCTGTCGGCAGCGGAAAACGATACGCTGAAAATCCTCAAGACCACCCGCCACAAGCGCAAGCTGCAACGCGGCGCGCATTCGGCCAATGGTTTCACCTTGCGCCTGACTCAGTTCAATGGCGACAAGGCTGCCATCGACGAGCGCCTGCAACAGATTGCCAAGCAAGGAATCCCCAACTATTTCGGCGCCCAGCGTTTCGGCCATGATGGCGGCAACGTGGTCGACGCTCGTTCATGGGCGGCGCGCAAGGCCCTGCCGGAGCAGCGCAATGTGCGTTCGCGCCTGCTGTCGACCGCGCGCAGCTTTCTGTTCAATCAGGTGTTGGCGGCGCGTGTGGCCGATGGCACCTGGCAGCGCGCCTTGGTCGGCGATCTGCTGGCCTTCACCGACAGCCGCAGCTTTTTCCCGGCAGGTGAAGCCGAGTGCAGCGACCCGCGTCTGGCGATTCTCGATCTGCATCCGACCGGGCCGCAGTGGGGCGAAGGTGACTCACCGGCGGCCGGCGCTGTCCATGATCTGGAGCAGGCAATTGCCGCACGCGAGGCGGATCTGCGCGATTGGTTGATTAATGCCGGTATGAGCCACGAACGTCGCATCCTTCGACTGCCCATTGGCGGGTTGACGTGGCATTATCCCGAGCCTGACATTCTGCAACTGGAATTCGTCCTTCCGGCCGGATGCTTCGCCACCGTATTGGTGCGCGAACTCGTTGATCTGGTGCCGGTGGGGCAGACGGACAGCCCATGCGTATTCTGA
- the ispF gene encoding 2-C-methyl-D-erythritol 2,4-cyclodiphosphate synthase, whose amino-acid sequence MRIGHGYDVHRFAEGDFITLGGVRIAHGFGLLAHSDGDVLLHALSDALLGAAALGDIGKHFPDTDPQFKGADSRVLLRHVVSLIHAKGWKIGNVDNTIVAQAPKMAPHIESMRALIAADLQVELDQVNVKATTTEKLGFVGREEGIAVHSVALLLRA is encoded by the coding sequence ATGCGTATTGGCCACGGCTATGATGTGCACCGTTTCGCTGAAGGCGATTTCATTACTCTGGGCGGCGTGCGAATCGCACACGGCTTCGGGCTGCTCGCTCACTCCGACGGTGACGTCCTGCTGCACGCCTTGAGCGATGCCTTGCTCGGCGCCGCTGCGCTGGGTGATATCGGCAAGCATTTCCCGGACACCGACCCGCAATTCAAGGGCGCCGACAGCCGAGTGCTGCTGCGTCATGTGGTCAGCCTGATCCACGCCAAAGGCTGGAAAATCGGCAACGTCGACAACACCATCGTTGCCCAGGCACCGAAAATGGCCCCCCATATCGAATCGATGCGCGCGCTGATTGCCGCGGATCTGCAAGTAGAACTGGATCAAGTGAACGTGAAAGCTACCACCACCGAGAAGCTCGGCTTCGTCGGTCGCGAAGAAGGCATCGCCGTGCATTCCGTTGCCTTGTTGCTGCGCGCATGA
- the fghA gene encoding S-formylglutathione hydrolase, producing the protein MSLENISCQKSFGGWHKRYRHRSEVLGCDMVFAVYLPPQAEQGGKLPVLYWLSGLTCTDENFMQKAGAMRMAAELGLIIVAPDTSPRGVDVPGDPDGAWDFGLGAGFYLNATQEPWSRHYRMHDYVVQELPSLVEAHFPASDKRSISGHSMGGHGALVCALRNPGRYQSVSAYSPINNPMDCPWGQKAFTRYLGEDRSKWREWDACALIAEADEKLPLLVDQGDRDDFLATQLKPEALQQAAKQAGHPLTLRLQPGYDHSYFFIASFIDDHLQHHARALGGVLS; encoded by the coding sequence ATGAGTCTGGAAAACATCTCCTGTCAGAAGAGTTTCGGTGGCTGGCACAAGCGCTATCGCCATCGTTCCGAGGTGCTGGGCTGCGACATGGTGTTCGCCGTGTATCTGCCGCCGCAGGCAGAGCAGGGCGGCAAGCTGCCGGTGCTGTACTGGTTGTCGGGCCTGACCTGCACGGACGAGAACTTCATGCAGAAGGCCGGTGCGATGCGTATGGCGGCGGAACTGGGGTTGATCATCGTGGCGCCGGACACCAGTCCCCGTGGCGTCGATGTACCGGGTGATCCGGATGGCGCGTGGGATTTTGGCCTCGGTGCCGGGTTCTATCTGAATGCCACGCAGGAACCTTGGTCGCGACACTATCGGATGCATGACTACGTCGTGCAGGAATTGCCTTCACTGGTTGAAGCGCATTTCCCGGCTTCGGACAAGCGCAGCATCAGTGGCCATTCCATGGGCGGTCACGGTGCGCTGGTTTGTGCCTTGCGCAATCCTGGGCGTTACCAATCGGTGTCGGCGTATTCACCGATCAACAATCCAATGGATTGCCCGTGGGGTCAGAAGGCATTCACTCGTTATCTGGGCGAAGACCGTTCGAAGTGGCGCGAGTGGGATGCTTGTGCGCTGATCGCCGAGGCGGACGAGAAACTGCCATTGCTGGTCGATCAGGGGGACCGCGACGACTTCCTCGCCACCCAACTGAAACCGGAAGCGCTGCAACAAGCGGCAAAACAAGCGGGCCACCCGCTGACGTTGCGCCTGCAACCGGGCTACGACCACAGCTATTTCTTCATCGCCAGCTTCATTGACGACCACTTGCAGCATCACGCACGCGCCCTAGGGGGTGTTCTCAGTTAG
- a CDS encoding S-(hydroxymethyl)glutathione dehydrogenase/class III alcohol dehydrogenase has protein sequence MIKSRAAVAFEAKKPLEIVEVDVAMPKAGEVLLRVVASGVCHTDAYTLSGADPEGIFPSILGHEGGAIVEAIGEGVTSVAVGDHVIPLYTPECGQCKFCKSGKTNLCQAIRATQGKGLMPDGTSRFSYKGQTIFHYMGTSTFSEYTVLPEISVAKISKDAPLEKVCLLGCGVTTGIGAVINTAKVKPGDTVAIFGLGGIGLSAVIGAVKAKASRIIAIDINPAKFEIAKQLGATDCVNPKDFDRPIQEVIVDMTDGGVDFSFECIGNVQLMRAALECCHKGWGESVIIGVAGAGQEISTRPFQLVTGRVWRGSAFGGVRGRTELPSYVDMAQSGEIPLDTFITHTMGLEDINKAFDLMHEGKSIRTVIHF, from the coding sequence ATGATCAAGTCGCGCGCCGCCGTTGCCTTCGAGGCCAAGAAGCCGCTGGAAATCGTAGAAGTCGATGTCGCCATGCCCAAGGCCGGTGAAGTGTTGCTGCGCGTGGTGGCTTCCGGCGTTTGCCACACTGACGCCTACACCCTGTCCGGTGCTGATCCGGAAGGCATCTTCCCGTCGATCCTCGGTCACGAAGGCGGCGCCATCGTCGAAGCCATCGGTGAAGGCGTAACCTCGGTGGCTGTCGGCGACCACGTGATCCCGCTGTACACCCCGGAATGCGGCCAGTGCAAATTCTGCAAGTCGGGCAAGACCAACCTGTGCCAGGCGATTCGCGCCACTCAGGGCAAGGGGCTGATGCCGGACGGCACTTCGCGTTTTTCCTACAAAGGCCAAACTATTTTCCACTACATGGGTACCTCGACGTTCTCCGAGTACACCGTGTTGCCGGAAATCTCCGTGGCCAAGATCTCCAAGGATGCACCGCTGGAAAAGGTCTGCCTGCTCGGTTGCGGCGTGACCACCGGTATCGGTGCAGTGATCAACACCGCCAAGGTCAAACCGGGTGACACCGTGGCCATCTTCGGTCTCGGCGGCATTGGTCTGTCGGCCGTGATTGGTGCAGTGAAGGCCAAGGCTTCGCGCATCATCGCCATCGACATCAACCCGGCCAAGTTCGAAATCGCCAAACAACTGGGCGCCACCGACTGCGTGAACCCGAAAGATTTTGATCGCCCGATCCAGGAAGTGATCGTCGACATGACCGACGGCGGCGTCGACTTCTCCTTCGAGTGCATCGGCAACGTGCAACTGATGCGTGCGGCGCTCGAGTGCTGCCATAAAGGCTGGGGCGAGTCGGTGATCATCGGTGTTGCCGGTGCCGGCCAGGAAATCTCCACCCGTCCGTTCCAGCTGGTGACCGGTCGCGTCTGGCGCGGTTCGGCGTTCGGCGGCGTGCGTGGCCGTACCGAATTGCCAAGCTACGTCGACATGGCCCAAAGCGGCGAAATCCCGCTGGATACTTTCATCACCCATACCATGGGCCTGGAAGACATCAACAAGGCTTTCGACCTGATGCACGAAGGCAAGAGCATCCGCACCGTCATTCATTTCTGA
- a CDS encoding LysR substrate-binding domain-containing protein translates to MSENRWEGIDEFVAVAECSQFTAAAERLGVSSSHISRQIVRLEERLQTRLLYRSTRRVTLTEAGQTFLQHCQRLQDGREEALRAVGDLTSEPKGMLRMTCAVAYGERFIVPLVTRFMGHYPQLRIDIELTNRQLDLVHEGLDLAIRLGRLQDSRLVATRLAPRRMYLCASPSYLERYGRPHSLSELSRHNCLIGSSDIWQLEQNGREFSQRVQGNWRCNSGQAVLDAALQGVGLCQLPDYYVLEHLHSGALISLLEAHQPPNTAVWALYPQQRHLSPKVRKLVDFLKEGLAERPEYRI, encoded by the coding sequence ATGTCCGAAAACCGCTGGGAAGGCATCGACGAGTTCGTCGCCGTTGCCGAATGCAGCCAGTTCACCGCCGCGGCTGAACGTCTGGGCGTTTCTTCCTCGCACATCAGTCGACAAATCGTACGACTCGAGGAGCGTTTGCAGACGCGACTGCTGTATCGCAGCACCCGTCGCGTTACCCTGACCGAAGCCGGCCAGACCTTCCTGCAACATTGTCAGCGTCTGCAGGATGGCCGCGAAGAAGCGCTGCGAGCAGTCGGCGATCTGACCAGCGAGCCCAAAGGCATGCTGCGCATGACCTGCGCCGTGGCGTATGGCGAGCGCTTCATCGTGCCGCTGGTGACCCGGTTCATGGGGCACTACCCGCAACTGCGCATCGATATAGAGCTCACCAACCGGCAGCTCGATCTGGTGCACGAAGGCCTGGACCTGGCGATTCGCCTCGGGCGTCTTCAGGATTCTCGGTTGGTGGCGACCCGTCTGGCCCCGCGGCGCATGTACCTCTGCGCGTCGCCGTCCTACCTAGAACGGTACGGTCGGCCACACAGTTTGTCGGAACTGAGCCGGCACAATTGCCTGATCGGCAGCTCGGACATCTGGCAGCTGGAGCAGAACGGGCGGGAGTTTTCCCAGCGGGTACAGGGAAACTGGCGCTGCAACAGTGGACAAGCGGTGCTGGATGCGGCGCTACAAGGCGTCGGTCTGTGTCAGTTGCCGGACTATTACGTGCTGGAGCATCTGCACAGCGGCGCGTTGATTTCGCTGCTGGAGGCGCATCAACCGCCAAACACGGCGGTGTGGGCGTTGTATCCGCAGCAGCGACACTTGTCGCCCAAGGTGCGCAAACTGGTGGATTTTCTCAAGGAAGGCTTGGCCGAACGGCCGGAATATCGGATTTAA
- the ispD gene encoding 2-C-methyl-D-erythritol 4-phosphate cytidylyltransferase: MIDSLPAFWAVIPAAGVGARMAADRPKQYLQLGGRTILEHSLGCFLDHPSLKGLVVSLAVDDPYWPNLASASDPRIQRVEGGAERSGSVLNALLHLHAQGADDEDWVLVHDAARPNLSRDDLDKLLAELANDPVGGLLAVPARDTLKRVDKQGRVVETVDRSVIWQAYTPQMFRLGALHRALADSLVADALITDEASAMEWAGMAPRLIEGRADNLKVTRPEDLEWLRQRWANRR; encoded by the coding sequence ATGATCGATTCCCTGCCGGCCTTCTGGGCCGTGATTCCTGCCGCGGGCGTCGGTGCCCGTATGGCCGCGGACCGTCCCAAGCAATACCTGCAACTGGGCGGGCGCACAATTCTCGAACACAGCCTCGGCTGTTTCCTCGATCACCCGAGCCTCAAGGGCCTGGTGGTCAGTCTTGCTGTCGATGATCCTTATTGGCCGAACCTGGCCAGCGCCAGCGACCCGCGGATTCAGCGGGTCGAAGGTGGCGCCGAGCGTTCCGGTTCGGTGCTCAACGCCTTGCTGCATTTGCACGCACAAGGTGCCGACGACGAGGATTGGGTACTGGTGCACGATGCGGCACGACCTAATCTGAGCCGTGACGATCTCGACAAACTGCTCGCTGAGCTGGCGAACGATCCGGTCGGCGGCTTGCTGGCAGTGCCGGCGCGCGACACCCTGAAACGAGTCGACAAGCAAGGTCGAGTGGTCGAAACCGTGGATCGCAGTGTGATCTGGCAGGCTTACACGCCGCAGATGTTCCGCCTCGGTGCCTTACATCGGGCTTTAGCGGACAGTCTGGTGGCCGATGCGCTGATCACCGATGAAGCCTCGGCGATGGAGTGGGCCGGCATGGCGCCGCGCCTGATCGAAGGTCGGGCGGACAACCTGAAAGTCACCCGCCCTGAAGACCTCGAATGGTTGCGCCAGCGCTGGGCCAACCGTCGTTAA
- the ftsB gene encoding cell division protein FtsB: protein MRSPYWLFLVLLLLLAGLQYRLWVGNGSLAQVAELNQQIADQHAENEALLERNRVMDAEVSELKKGMETVEERARHELGMVKDGETLYQLAQ from the coding sequence ATGCGCAGTCCTTACTGGTTGTTTCTCGTCTTGCTCTTGCTGCTGGCCGGTCTGCAGTACCGCCTGTGGGTGGGCAATGGCAGTCTGGCGCAAGTCGCCGAACTGAATCAGCAGATTGCTGATCAGCACGCCGAGAACGAAGCCTTGCTGGAGCGCAACCGGGTGATGGACGCTGAAGTCAGCGAGTTGAAGAAAGGCATGGAGACCGTTGAAGAGCGGGCTCGTCACGAATTGGGCATGGTCAAGGACGGCGAAACCCTTTACCAGTTGGCCCAATGA
- the eno gene encoding phosphopyruvate hydratase, whose translation MAKIVDIKGREVLDSRGNPTVEADVLLDNGIIGSACAPSGASTGSREALELRDGDKSRYLGKGVLKAVANINGPIRDLLLGTDPSDQKALDHAMIKLDGTENKATLGANAILAVSLAAAKAAAQDQDLPLYAHIANLNGTPGVYSMPVPMMNIINGGEHADNNVDIQEFMVQPVGAKSFSEGLRMGTEIFHHLKAVLKARGLSTAVGDEGGFAPNLASNEDALKVISEAVANAGYKLGTDVTLALDCAASEFYEDGKYNLSGEGQVFTAEGFADYLKGLTERYPIISIEDGLDESDWAGWKILTDKIGEKTQLVGDDLFVTNTKILKEGIDKKIANSILIKFNQIGTLTETLEAIQMAKAAGYTAVISHRSGETEDSTIADLAVGTSAGQIKTGSLCRSDRVSKYNQLLRIEEQLNGKAKYNGRSEFRG comes from the coding sequence ATGGCAAAAATCGTCGACATCAAAGGTCGTGAAGTTCTCGACTCCCGTGGCAATCCCACCGTGGAAGCGGACGTGCTTCTCGACAACGGCATCATCGGCAGCGCTTGCGCGCCGTCCGGTGCATCCACTGGCTCGCGTGAAGCGCTCGAGCTGCGTGATGGCGACAAGAGCCGTTACCTGGGCAAGGGCGTGCTCAAGGCGGTAGCCAACATCAACGGTCCGATCCGCGATCTGCTGCTGGGCACCGACCCAAGCGACCAGAAAGCCCTGGATCACGCGATGATCAAGCTTGACGGTACCGAAAACAAAGCGACCCTGGGCGCCAACGCCATCCTCGCCGTCTCCCTGGCTGCGGCCAAGGCTGCTGCACAGGATCAGGACCTGCCGCTGTACGCACACATCGCCAACCTGAACGGCACCCCGGGTGTGTACTCGATGCCGGTTCCGATGATGAACATCATCAACGGTGGCGAACACGCCGACAACAACGTCGACATCCAGGAATTCATGGTTCAGCCGGTTGGCGCCAAGTCTTTCTCGGAAGGTCTGCGCATGGGCACCGAGATTTTCCATCACCTGAAAGCTGTACTGAAGGCCCGTGGCCTGAGCACTGCTGTCGGTGATGAAGGTGGTTTCGCTCCGAACCTGGCGTCCAACGAAGACGCACTGAAAGTGATCTCCGAAGCTGTTGCCAACGCCGGTTACAAGCTGGGCACCGACGTGACCCTGGCCCTGGACTGCGCGGCCAGCGAATTCTACGAAGACGGCAAGTACAATCTGTCCGGCGAAGGCCAGGTGTTCACTGCTGAAGGTTTCGCCGACTACCTGAAAGGTCTGACCGAGCGTTACCCGATCATCTCGATCGAAGACGGTCTGGACGAGTCCGACTGGGCTGGCTGGAAGATCCTCACCGACAAGATCGGCGAGAAGACCCAACTGGTCGGCGACGACCTGTTCGTGACCAACACCAAGATCCTGAAAGAAGGCATCGATAAAAAGATCGCCAACTCGATCCTGATCAAGTTCAACCAGATCGGCACCCTGACCGAAACCCTGGAAGCCATCCAGATGGCCAAGGCTGCCGGTTACACTGCCGTGATCTCGCACCGTTCGGGCGAAACCGAAGATTCGACCATCGCCGACCTGGCGGTAGGTACTTCGGCTGGCCAGATCAAGACCGGTTCGCTGTGCCGTTCCGACCGCGTTTCCAAGTACAACCAACTGCTGCGTATCGAAGAGCAGTTGAATGGCAAAGCCAAGTACAACGGTCGCTCCGAGTTTCGCGGCTGA
- the kdsA gene encoding 3-deoxy-8-phosphooctulonate synthase has product MAQKIIRVGDIEIANDKPMVLFGGMNVLESRDMAMQVCEEYVKVTEKLGIPYVFKASFDKANRSSVTSYRGPGLEEGMRIFQDIKQAFGVPIITDVHEPDQAAVVAEVCDIIQLPAFLSRQTDLVVAMAKTNAVINIKKAQFLAPQEMKHILNKCVEAGNDQLILCERGSSFGYNNLVVDMLGFGIMKQFEYPVFFDVTHALQMPGGRSDSAGGRRAQVLDLAKAGMSQSLAGLFLEAHPDPDNAKCDGPCALRLDKLEPFLAQLKALDELVKSFPTVETA; this is encoded by the coding sequence ATGGCACAGAAGATCATCCGCGTCGGCGACATCGAGATTGCCAACGACAAACCCATGGTGCTGTTCGGCGGCATGAACGTGCTGGAAAGCCGTGACATGGCCATGCAGGTTTGCGAAGAGTACGTGAAGGTCACCGAAAAGCTCGGTATCCCTTACGTGTTCAAGGCCAGCTTCGACAAGGCCAACCGTTCTTCTGTGACCTCCTATCGCGGTCCTGGCCTGGAAGAGGGCATGCGCATCTTCCAGGACATCAAACAAGCCTTCGGCGTGCCGATCATCACCGACGTCCACGAGCCTGACCAGGCCGCGGTCGTCGCTGAGGTCTGCGACATCATTCAGCTGCCGGCCTTCCTGTCGCGCCAGACCGACCTCGTGGTCGCGATGGCCAAGACCAATGCCGTCATCAACATCAAGAAAGCCCAGTTCCTCGCGCCTCAGGAAATGAAACACATCCTGAACAAGTGCGTGGAAGCGGGTAACGATCAGTTGATCCTCTGCGAGCGTGGTTCGAGCTTCGGCTACAACAACCTCGTGGTCGACATGCTCGGCTTCGGCATCATGAAGCAGTTCGAGTACCCGGTATTCTTCGACGTGACCCACGCGCTGCAAATGCCTGGCGGTCGTTCCGACTCCGCCGGCGGTCGCCGTGCTCAGGTGCTGGATCTGGCCAAGGCTGGCATGAGCCAGTCGCTGGCGGGTCTGTTCCTCGAAGCCCACCCGGATCCGGACAACGCCAAATGCGACGGCCCTTGCGCCTTGCGTCTGGACAAACTGGAGCCATTCCTGGCCCAGCTCAAAGCCCTGGACGAACTGGTGAAGAGTTTTCCGACGGTAGAAACCGCGTAA
- a CDS encoding CTP synthase — MTRYIFVTGGVVSSLGKGIASASLAAILEARGLKVTMLKLDPYINVDPGTMSPFQHGEVFVTHDGAETDLDLGHYERFIRTTMTQNNNFTTGRVYEHVLRKERRGDYLGATIQVIPHITDEIKRRIIKGAGDADVALVEIGGTVGDIESQPFLEAIRQLRVEVGSKRAMLMHLTLVPYIATAGETKTKPTQHSVKELRSIGLQPDVLICRSDHPVDVSSRRKIALFTNVEERAVISLEDVDTIYKIPAVLHAQGLDDFVVERFGLQCNGADLSEWEKVVDAKLNPEHEVTIAMVGKYMELLDAYKSLIEAMSHAGITNRTKVNLRYIDSEDIENQGTALLEGVDAILVPGGFGLRGVEGKITAVQYARENKVPYLGICLGMQVAVIEFARNVLGWKDANSTEFDRASGHPVVGLITEWEDATGAVETRTESSDLGGTMRLGAQECLLEAGSKVHDCYGKDVIVERHRHRYEVNNNLLPQIIEAGLKISGRSADAALVEVVEAPDHPWFVACQFHPEFTSTPRDGHPLFSGFVKAALAQHQKKA, encoded by the coding sequence ATGACGCGCTACATATTCGTCACGGGCGGTGTTGTTTCTTCTTTGGGGAAAGGCATTGCATCGGCTTCATTGGCGGCCATCCTGGAGGCGCGGGGGCTTAAGGTCACCATGCTGAAGCTGGATCCGTACATCAACGTCGACCCGGGCACCATGAGCCCGTTCCAGCACGGTGAAGTGTTCGTCACCCACGACGGCGCCGAGACCGACCTGGACCTGGGCCACTACGAGCGGTTCATCCGCACGACCATGACCCAGAACAACAACTTCACCACCGGCCGTGTCTACGAGCACGTGCTGCGCAAAGAGCGCCGTGGTGACTACCTGGGTGCAACCATCCAGGTGATTCCGCACATCACCGACGAAATCAAACGTCGCATCATCAAGGGCGCCGGCGATGCCGACGTGGCTCTGGTGGAAATCGGCGGTACCGTTGGCGATATCGAATCGCAACCGTTCCTCGAAGCCATCCGCCAGCTGCGTGTGGAAGTCGGTTCCAAGCGCGCGATGCTGATGCACCTGACTCTGGTTCCGTACATCGCCACCGCTGGCGAGACCAAGACCAAGCCGACCCAGCACTCCGTAAAAGAGCTGCGTTCGATCGGTCTGCAGCCAGACGTGCTGATCTGCCGCTCCGACCATCCGGTGGATGTGTCGTCGCGTCGCAAGATCGCACTGTTCACCAACGTTGAAGAGCGTGCGGTGATCTCCCTGGAAGACGTCGACACCATCTACAAGATCCCGGCCGTGCTGCACGCCCAGGGGCTGGACGATTTCGTCGTCGAGCGTTTCGGCCTGCAATGCAATGGCGCCGACCTGTCCGAGTGGGAAAAGGTCGTCGATGCCAAGCTCAATCCTGAGCACGAAGTCACCATCGCGATGGTCGGCAAGTACATGGAACTGCTGGACGCCTACAAGTCGCTGATCGAAGCGATGAGTCACGCCGGCATCACCAACCGCACCAAAGTCAACCTGCGCTACATCGATTCCGAAGACATCGAAAACCAGGGCACCGCGCTGCTGGAAGGTGTCGACGCGATCCTCGTACCGGGCGGTTTCGGTCTGCGTGGCGTGGAAGGCAAGATCACTGCCGTTCAATATGCTCGCGAAAACAAGGTTCCATACCTGGGTATCTGCCTGGGCATGCAAGTGGCGGTCATCGAGTTCGCCCGTAACGTGCTGGGCTGGAAAGACGCCAACTCCACCGAGTTCGATCGTGCCAGCGGCCATCCGGTTGTCGGTCTGATCACCGAGTGGGAAGACGCTACCGGTGCAGTCGAAACCCGTACCGAATCGTCCGATCTGGGCGGCACCATGCGTCTCGGCGCTCAGGAATGCCTGCTCGAAGCCGGATCCAAGGTGCACGACTGCTACGGCAAGGATGTGATTGTCGAGCGTCACCGTCACCGTTACGAAGTGAACAACAACCTGCTGCCACAAATCATCGAGGCCGGCCTGAAGATTTCCGGTCGCTCCGCTGATGCCGCGCTGGTTGAAGTGGTCGAAGCACCGGATCATCCATGGTTCGTCGCTTGCCAGTTCCACCCAGAGTTCACCTCGACGCCTCGCGATGGCCACCCGCTGTTCAGCGGCTTCGTCAAAGCGGCATTGGCTCAACACCAGAAGAAGGCGTAA
- the tilS gene encoding tRNA lysidine(34) synthetase TilS: MGQPSIDLPSRLLRNLKPWLSASHWRIAFSGGLDSTVLLHLLAHLAKTQSLPALSAIHVHHGLQAAADAWPTHCQAVCDELAVPLQVVRVQVQPGASLERAARDARYAAFSAATQVNDVLLTGQHRDDQAETLLFRLSRGAGVRGLSGMPAQRALGQGNLVRPLLDVTRAELEAYARDHGLRWVDDPSNQDRQFSRNYLRHQVMPLLTGRWPQAHASMARSAAHLREAQGLLDELAQIDLAQATLPDDFEWLGLPSLAFAAITGLSDARQRNALSHWLEPLTRLPDTDHWSGWIDLRDAGNDASPVWRLADGELHRSTGRLWCLSGQWLRTPVVSGDWHEPSRALRLPDNGCVMFSGQTPAGPLRIRYRLGGEVMHLADRGHRDLKRLLNERSVPGFVRGRLPLLFRGEELLAVANLPGLDGNVQEGWRLHWVPFDEDQGLS; encoded by the coding sequence ATGGGTCAGCCCTCGATTGATTTGCCTTCCAGGCTTCTGCGCAATCTCAAGCCCTGGCTCAGTGCTTCCCACTGGCGCATCGCCTTTTCCGGTGGACTCGACTCCACCGTCCTGCTGCACCTTCTGGCCCATCTTGCCAAAACCCAATCCCTTCCGGCGCTAAGCGCCATCCATGTTCATCACGGCCTTCAGGCTGCGGCCGATGCGTGGCCGACGCATTGCCAGGCTGTCTGCGATGAACTGGCGGTGCCGTTGCAAGTGGTGCGTGTGCAGGTGCAGCCGGGGGCGAGCCTGGAGCGGGCGGCGCGGGATGCGCGCTATGCAGCGTTCAGTGCGGCGACTCAGGTCAACGATGTGTTATTGACCGGGCAACACCGCGACGATCAGGCCGAAACGCTGCTGTTCCGTCTGTCGCGCGGCGCCGGGGTGCGCGGTCTCTCCGGCATGCCAGCCCAGCGTGCGCTGGGGCAGGGCAATCTGGTTCGGCCCTTGCTCGATGTTACGCGTGCCGAACTGGAAGCCTATGCGCGGGACCATGGTCTGCGCTGGGTCGATGACCCGTCGAATCAGGATCGGCAGTTCTCTCGCAATTACCTGCGCCATCAGGTCATGCCGCTGCTGACCGGTCGCTGGCCGCAGGCTCACGCCAGCATGGCCCGCAGTGCGGCGCACTTGCGTGAAGCGCAAGGTTTGCTCGATGAGCTGGCGCAGATTGATCTGGCTCAAGCGACCTTGCCCGATGATTTCGAGTGGCTGGGTTTGCCATCGCTGGCGTTTGCGGCCATCACCGGGTTGTCCGATGCTCGTCAGCGAAACGCACTCAGTCACTGGCTGGAACCGCTCACCCGACTGCCGGATACCGACCATTGGTCGGGTTGGATCGATTTGCGTGATGCCGGCAACGATGCCTCGCCGGTCTGGCGTCTGGCGGATGGCGAGTTGCACCGAAGCACTGGTCGCCTGTGGTGTCTCAGCGGGCAATGGTTGCGCACACCAGTGGTCAGCGGCGACTGGCATGAGCCGTCGCGGGCGCTACGCCTGCCCGATAACGGGTGTGTCATGTTCAGCGGTCAGACTCCCGCAGGGCCGCTGCGCATCCGTTATCGGCTGGGCGGCGAGGTGATGCATCTGGCGGATCGCGGTCATCGCGATCTCAAGCGTTTGCTCAATGAACGTTCGGTGCCGGGCTTCGTGCGTGGCAGATTGCCGCTGCTGTTTCGCGGTGAAGAATTGCTCGCCGTGGCGAACCTGCCGGGGCTTGATGGCAACGTGCAGGAAGGCTGGCGATTGCATTGGGTGCCTTTTGATGAAGATCAAGGTTTGAGCTGA